In Halichondria panicea chromosome 13, odHalPani1.1, whole genome shotgun sequence, one genomic interval encodes:
- the LOC135346950 gene encoding mitochondrial 10-formyltetrahydrofolate dehydrogenase-like isoform X2 has protein sequence MEGDRKAGFSVFWADDGLDTGPLLLQREADVDINDTVDSVYSRFLYPEGVRAMGDAVGLIQERKAPRMVQWEGGATYDPIWQKKEVAKLLSPLSGGSSRESRRQEKPNLSSVQNTASGAP, from the exons ATGGAGGGAGACCGCAAGGCTGGGTTCAGTGTGTTCTGGGCTGATGACGGCCTGGACACTGGGCCACTACTACTGCAGAGGGAAGCTGACGTGGACATCAATGACACTGTCGACTCTGTCTACTCACGCTTCCTCTACCCTGAGGGCGTGAGGGCtatg GGTGATGCGGTTGGTCTGATCCAGGAGAGGAAAGCCCCCCGGATGGTCCAATGGGAGGGCGGGGCGACCTATGACCCCATCTGGCAGAAGAAAGAAGTAGCCAAG CTTCTGTCTCCATTGTCTGGAGGGAGCTCACGAGAAAGCCGAAGACAAGAAAAGCCTAACCTGTCCTCAGTGCAGAACACAGCATCAG
- the LOC135346947 gene encoding E3 ubiquitin-protein ligase TRIM45-like codes for MAKRKLAVREELKCSICLDNFKNPKVLPCCHSFCLYCLEGNHKRTKDKKSLTCPQCKAKHQVPTNGPRGFPDDYTLANQKHAPTTTPVCEQCDDKNKPVAYCHTCSDYLCEECLKAHKKVKALRDHKTVNITPGKALDIEPQSKKSYSCSVHPEEPLKLYCKSCKSLACLLCFVGLHNGHDIGSIDGKTRQEVEQSINNLVKETDSKLIEFEDNLKCVSTLEKEKTEAPIPLKAQVDKKVNFLIQQLEARRKELHKEIDDACTKDLKELWAQKEYHETAITSMEGALSFARRALACKEDTELLALCAQVTSRLKELSQLKWDSRSTMKIERKTVKFKEANEQRYAQETDTTVGEVHVQMSTPDIKITTTELQKRVPYYHGCSVQFQVTAAVNFKRKPLKLTTSATYRSHRNGFRYTRSQNIYCSTKENATANSWTVKFIPPERSTYTITLQVNNEYEDEFGEYDEEVDGYEDTYLHHSSDYQIEVY; via the exons ATGGCAAAAAGAAAGCTTGCAGTGAGAGAAGAGCTGAAATGTTCCATTTGCTTGGACAACTTCAAGAATCCCAAAGTGTTGCCGTGTTGTCACAGCTTCTGTCTCTATTGTCTGGAGGGAAATCACAAGAGAACCAAAGACAAGAAAAGCCTAACTTGTCCTCAGTGCAAAGCTAAACATCAG GTTCCTACCAATGGTCCCCGTGGTTTCCCCGATGATTACACCCTTGCTAATCAGAAACACGCCCCAACAACCACACCAGTTTGTGAGCAATGTGACGACAAGAACAAACCAGTGGCGTACTGCCACACCTGCTCAGACTACCTGTGTGAAGAGTGTTTAAAAGCTCACAAAAAAGTAAAAGCTCTTCGAGATCACAAGACAGTCAATATCACTCCTGGGAAGGCTCTTGATATCGAGCCTCAGTCAAAGAAGAGCTATTCGTGCAGTGTTCACCCCGAAGAACCACTAAAGCTTTACTGTAAGAGTTGTAAGAGCTTGGCCTGCCTCCTGTGCTTTGTGGGGCTACACAACGGCCATGACATTGGAAGCATCGATGGCAAAACAAGACAAGAAGTGGAACAAAGTATCAACAATCTGGTGAAAGAGACAGATTCGAAATTGATAGAATTCGAAGACAACTTGAAATGCGTTTCTACCCTTGAAAAAGAAAAAACAGAAGCTCCCATTCCACTCAAAGCCCAAGTTGATAAGAAGGTTAATTTTCTCATCCAACAACTTGAAGCAAGGCGTAAAGAACTACACAAGGAGATTGACGATGCTTGTACGAAAGACCTCAAAGAATTGTGGGCACAGAAAGAATACCATGAGACAGCCATTACGAGCATGGAGGGTGCTCTGAGCTTTGCCAGAAGAGCTCTAGCCTGCAAGGAAGACACGGAACTACTGGCCCTCTGTGCACAAGTCACCTCCAGACTGAAagagctgagtcagctaaaATGGGATAGTCGGTCCACAATGAAAATTGAAAGGAAAACCGTCAAATTCAAAGAAGCTAATGAACAAAGATATGCACAGGAAACAGATACGACAGTTggggaggtacatgtacaaatgtcTACACCAGATATAAAAATTACAACCACAGAGCTACAGAAACGTGTTCCATATTATCATGGTTGTAGTGTTCAGTTTCAAGTAACGGCAGCAGTGAATTTTAAACGGAAACCACTAAAACTAACTACTTCAGCAACTTATAGATCCCACCGTAATGGCTTTCGCTATACACGCAGTCAAAATATATATTGTAGTACTAAAGAAAATGCTACAGCAAACAGTTGGACAGTCAAGTTTATTCCTCCAGAACGAAGTACCTACACGATTACACTTCAAGTCAATAATGAATATGAAGACGAATTTGGAGAATATGATGAAGAGGTCGATGGATATGAGGACACATACCTACACCATAGTTCTGACTACCAAATTGAAGTATATTAA
- the LOC135346949 gene encoding E3 ubiquitin-protein ligase TRIM45-like, protein MAESAVVEELKCSICLDSFKKPKVLPCCHSFCLHCLEGAHKKTEDKKSLICPQCKAQHQVPINGPLGFPDDYTLANQKQATTTTPVCEQCDDSNKPVAYCHTCSDYLCEECLKAHKRLKAVRDHKTVNITPGKDIKPQSKKSYLCSVHPDKLLELYCKSCKSLACLLCFVGLHNGHDIGSIDSKARQEVEQSINNLMKATNSNLKEFNDSFKYVSAIEKEKTEAPISLKAQVDKKVDFLIQQLEARRKELHKKIDDACTKDLKELWAQKEYHETAITSMEGALSFARRALACKEDTELLALCAQVTSRLKELSQLTWDSQDTEKIEMTIVEFKQPQRKETETAVGEIHVQTSTPDIQIITTELQNFVPFSYGCSVSFQVTAVVNYKWKWKPPKLTASATYTQGSLCDNCTTEENATANKWTVKFTPVVPSIYTITLQVNGKYGGTGLHKTSQYIIDAYRQHRRRARRQIPDNQWN, encoded by the exons ATGGCAGAGAGTGCAGTGGTAGAAGAGCTGAAATGTTCCATTTGCTTGGACAGCTTCAAGAAGCCCAAAGTGTTGCCGTGCTGTCACAGCTTCTGTCTCCATTGTCTGGAGGGAGCTCACAAGAAGACCGAAGACAAGAAAAGCCTAATCTGCCCTCAGTGCAAAGCTCAACATCAG GTTCCTATCAATGGTCCCCTTGGTTTCCCCGATGATTACACTCTTGCTAATCAGAAACAAGCTACTACAACCACACCAGTTTGTGAGCAATGTGACGATAGCAACAAACCAGTGGCGTACTGCCACACCTGCTCAGACTACCTGTGTGAAGAGTGCTTGAAAGCTCATAAAAGACTTAAGGCTGTTCGAGATCACAAGACAGTCAATATCACTCCTGGAAAGGATATCAAGCCCCAGTCAAAGAAGAGCTATTTGTGCAGTGTTCATCCCGACAAACTGCTAGAGCTTTACTGCAAGAGTTGTAAGAGCTTGGCCTGCCTCCTGTGCTTTGTGGGACTACACAACGGCCATGACATTGGAAGCATCGATAGCAAAGCAAGACAAGAAGTGGAACAAAGTATCAACAATCTAATGAAGGCAACGAACTCAAACTTAAAAGAATTCAATGACAGCTTTAAATACGTTTCTGCCATTGAAAAGGAAAAAACAGAAGCTCCGATTTCACTCAAAGCTCAAGTTGATAAGAAGGTTGATTTTCTCATCCAACAACTTGAAGCAAGGCGTAAAGAACTACACAAGAAGATTGACGATGCTTGTACGAAAGACCTCAAAGAATTGTGGGCACAGAAAGAATACCACGAGACAGCCATTACAAGCATGGAGGGTGCTCTGAGCTTTGCCAGAAGAGCTCTAGCCTGCAAGGAAGACACGGAACTACTGGCCCTCTGTGCACAAGTCACCTCCAGACTAAAagagctgagtcagctaacaTGGGATAGTCAAGACACTGAGAAAATCGAAATGACAATTGTCGAATTCAAACAGCCTCAGAGAAAGGAAACAGAAACGGCAGTTGGggagatacatgtacaaacttcTACGCCAGATATACAAATTATTACTACAGAGCTACAAAATTTTGTTCCGTTTTCTTATGGTTGTAGTGTTTCATTTCAAGTGACGGCAGTAGTGAATTATAAATGGAAATGGAAACCTCCTAAACTAACTGCTTCAGCAACTTACACACAAGGCAGCTTATGTGATAATTGTACTACTGAGGAAAACGCTACAGCAAACAAATGGACAGTCAAGTTTACTCCTGTAGTACCAAGTATTTACACGATTACACTTCAAGTCAATGGGAAATATGGAGGCACAGGCCTTCACAAAACTTCTCAGTATATCATCGACGCATATCGTCAACATAGGCGGCGCGCCAGACGACAAATACCAGATAATCAGTGGAATTAG